In Pelmatolapia mariae isolate MD_Pm_ZW linkage group LG8, Pm_UMD_F_2, whole genome shotgun sequence, one genomic interval encodes:
- the LOC134632918 gene encoding caveolae-associated protein 1-like, which produces MAAVEALEFGSAQLEPQTLTEISDDEVNLPPSDDEDNALAAAKKELSTMGTEGDAAEDKDDAVKADPQVNGVMVLSLLDKIIGAVDQIQQTQSGLEARQQEMERTVTSIQGELTKLTKSHSTTSNSVNKMMEKVRKVSVNVKTVRATLEKQGGQIKKLENNEAELLKRRNFKVMIYQDEVKVPSKLSISKSMKVSESVSGSRGGSLLELKEAVEEPGEEGGEGEKADKPHVDLSSDEEGLEIEEAIEETRAERIKRSSLQRVQTLKTVFSKEKMDKTRAKTKENLEKTRQKTKENLEKTKQKTKENLEKTRQRTKENLEKTKQKTKENLEKTRHNIEKKMGKLGTRMSVNPERKQKMKTSSDKMKKAFTPDHVVYARSKTAVYKVPPFTFHVKKIREGAVEVVQGTEMVEVSQDPEPFSEVDAEAEEGAVEVEMEMMNGGGDEEEADEDEEEDSHDALQEHEERDRDSD; this is translated from the exons ATGGCAGCCGTGGAAGCACTGGAATTTGGAAGTGCCCAGCTGGAGCCTCAAACTCTCACTGAGATCTCTGATGATGAGGTTAACCTTCCACCTTCAGATGATGAAGACAACGCCCTTGCCGCAGCCAAGAAAGAGCTGTCCACAATGGGCACAGAAGGGGACGCCGCCGAGGACAAAGATGATGCCGTTAAAGCTGATCCACAGGTTAACGGGGTCATGGTGCTCTCACTGCTTGACAAGATCATCGGGGCAGTGGATCAGATCCAGCAGACCCAGAGTGGGCTGGAGGCCAGGCAGCAGGAGATGGAGCGTACGGTGACCAGCATCCAAGGCGAGCTCACAAAACTCACCAAGAGCCACAGCACCACGTCCAACAGTGTCAACAAGATGATGGAAAAGGTGCGCAAGGTGAGCGTCAATGTCAAGACAGTGCGAGCCACGCTGGAGAAGCAAGGAGGCCAGATCAAGAAGCTGGAGAACAACGAGGCGGAGCTGCTCAAGAGACGCAACTTCAAAGTCATGATTTATCAG GATGAAGTGAAAGTTCCCTCGAAACTcagcatttcaaaatccatgaAGGTTTCCGAGTCTGTGTCAGGAAGCAGAGGAGGCAGTCTGCTCGAGCTCAAAGAAGCTGTGGAAGAGCCCGGAGAAgagggaggagaaggagaaaaggCAGACAAGCCTCACGTGGACCTCTCATCGGACGAAGAGGGTTTGGAGATCGAGGAGGCCATCGAGGAGACTCGTGCCGAACGCATCAAGCGCAGCAGCCTGCAGCGTGTACAAACCCTGAAAACTGTTTTCTCAAAGGAGAAGATGGATAAGACCAGAGCAAAGACCAAAGAGAACCTGGAGAAGACCAGACAAAAAACCAAGGAGAACCTTGAGAAGACAAAGCAGAAGACAAAGGAGAACCTGGAAAAGACAAGGCAAAGAACCAAGGAGAATTTAGAAAAGACCAAGCAGAAGACCAAGGAAAACCTGGAGAAGACCCGCCACAACATTGAGAAGAAGATGGGAAAACTCGGGACACGCATGAGCGTCAACCCTGAGCGCAAACAGAAGATGAAGACATCCAGCGACAAGATGAAGAAAGCCTTCACACCAGACCATGTGGTTTATGCCCGGTCCAAGACCGCTGTGTACAAAGTGCCCCCCTTCACCTTCCACGTCAAAAAAATTCGCGAGGGTGCTGTTGAAGTGGTTCAAGGCACTGAGATGGTCGAGGTGTCACAAGATCCCGAGCCCTTCAGTGAAGTGGACGCGGAGGCTGAGGAAGGAGCGGTGGAGGTGGAGATGGAAATGATGAATGGAGGTGGTGATGAGGAAGAGGCTGATGAGGACGAAGAGGAGGACAGCCACGATGCTTTGCAGGAGCAcgaggagagagacagagatagcGATTAA